In the genome of Helicobacter sp. 12S02232-10, the window TGTGCAGATTGCCATAATCCTGATGATATGAGTTTAAGAATTACGCGTCCTGCAGCTATTAAAGCAATGATTGTCAGGGGTTATCAGCCTGATCCAGTTGCAGGTATCAAAGCCAGCAGACAGGAAATGAGAACTTTGGTTTGCTCTCAATGCCACGTGGAATATTATTTTCGCCCTACAGGAGAGAAAGTAACTGTTATGGGTGAAAGCATTTCAAAAGATCCTAATGCAAAATGGTGGAATGGTACTCAAAAAACTTATGAAGAGACTGATATTTGGAGAAATGGTAATAAACCTATTGAGATTTCTGCTGATGGGATTGAGCTTACATTCCCTTGGGGAGAGTGGAAAAAAGGTAAGCCTTTCAGGATTGAAATGTTAGATGATTACTATGATAAAATCAGCAATATTTTTCCTTCTGATTGGGTTCATAGAGATACTAAGGCTCCAATGCTTAAAATACAACATCCTGAATCTGAGATGTATAGTGGGGGCGTGCATGCTGCTAATGGTGTCAGTTGTGCAGATTGTCATATGCCTTATATTCGCAAAGGCTCTAAAAAAATCACCCAGCATAATCTTATCTCACCGCTTGATGATATCAATAGCTCTTGTAAAAGTTGCCACACCCAATCAGAGGATTATTTAAGGAATCAGGTTTATACCATTCAAAATTCTGTTGCCTTTGATCTTAGGAGTGCAGAATATGCTATCGTGAGCTTGATTGCAGATATCAAATATATGAGAGATCAATTGGGCAAAATAAGCACTTATCAAACAGATGGTAAGCCTGATGATGCCAAGATTTCAAAAGCGCTTGGAAAGATTTTGGAATTGCATAGAAAATCTCAAATGCGAGCTGATTTTGTAAATGCTGAAAATTCTGGAGGCTTCCATAATCCAAAAGAAGCTGCTAGAGTCACACTTCAAGCTGTAGATATGGCAAGAAGCGCTCAAACTTTACTTGCTGAAGTGGCAGCTCAAAATCATATTCCGTTTAAGGCATCGAGTTTGGGCTTCAAAGATATGCAAAAACTCAATCCAGGTGAGCTTAAATGGAAAGCAGATGTAAATGGGCATAAAAAAGGCGATAGATATTATGATGAAAAAGATGTCAATATTGATCCTCCAAAAGATCTAATCAAACTAGATGAAGAGATCAATCCTTACAACTACAAAGTTTTGGACAAAAATATCACAACACATTGATTTACATCCTCTCTTTTAAAGGGAGGATTATTTCTTATTTTGCTATAATTTTCAAAATTCTGAAAATTTAAGGATATTTTTTATGTTTAGCAAAAAGCTTGTGGTTATTTTGTTATTATTGGGAGCTTTAGTAATTGTCGCACTTTTAGGGATTAGTTATAAATTGGGTTCAAAAGTCAGAATTGAACTTCAGACTGCTCTCAATGATTATCTTGAGAGAATGGTTAGAGATTATGCTTCTGATGATAAGCCTTTGTCGGTTAAATATGATTCTTTTGTATGTAGCGGTATGAGTAGCTATAAATGTGTAAGCAAACACGTTGCTCTTATCAATACCTCCACCCATCAAGAACTTATGGGAATTTCTAATCTTACTTTAAATATTGATGATATCGGAACCGGTTCTGTTCAAGTTTCTTTAAAATCTCCAAGTTTGTCTTTTGAAGGTTTTGATAAGATGATTCAAGAGAGTCAAAATAAAGAGACAATCAGTATTTATGAAGCTTTTAAACCTGTTTCTTTTGAGTGTAGTGAAAAAGACAAGATGACAGATAAATACGCCGGTGAAATTACTTCGCATAATCAATGCAGGATTATAGCTGGGAATACACAGTATCATTATAGCCTCTATGGCAGGATTAAAAGCCCTAATTTTGCAGATAAAACCATTTTAAATGCAATGATTTCTTATTATTCTAAGTTTGGATTTCCAGAGAAAATAAGCGAAGAAATTAGCGATTTTGAATTTGCTGTTGATGAAATTTCTTTTTCTTTGGCTTCAACGGGGCTTAAAGATATTTTATACCCTATTTTTGAGGCAGATTACCAATCTCGTAAGCCACAGCCTAAAGCTCCATTTAATGATCAACTTTATGAGAAAGCTCTTGGCGATCTTAAAAATTTCATCGGTTTTGGTCTTGCAATAAGCGGTTTGCTTGAAAATCCCTATCAAGAAGCTTTAAGAGAGTTTATAGAAGGCATACAGACTATGGCGATGGGTAAAGCTTCTAAAGTTAGACTAGCTTTGGTTCCTAAGCAAACGCCCGCACCTTATTTTAAAATTCAACCAACGACTATTTTAAATCTTGATCGAACCGGCACTCGCCAAAGAATTTTTGCAAAAATTCTTAATAATTATAATTTAATTGCCAATACCGTTTTGAATGAAAAAAAATAGAAATGATAAAAAAGGCAAAAAAGGCTTTGTCAGAATTTTAAATGCATTTTTTTATTCCAAAGATGGCATTCAGGCAGCTTGGATTGATGAAGCAGCTTTTAGGCAAGTTTTTATTTTAGCTGTTTTGTGCGCAATTCTTGCATTTTTTATTGTTGATACGTGGCTGGAATATGTAGTGCTTATTTTACCTTGCGTGATTTCAATTTTAATCGAATTATTAAATAGTGCTATTGAGAATGCTATTGATTTTGTGAGCCTAAAGACGCATCCTCTGGCGAAAAAAGCCAAAGATATGGGAAGCGCTGCTCAATTGATTGCTTTGTTTTTTTGGTTTATGGTTTGGGGTAGTTTTTTATGGATGCGCTATTTTTAACAGATTAAACCCAAGTCCCCTTTTTAAGCAAAAATAAGTTAAAATATAGGGTTAATTAGAATAATTTGGAGCAATAATGGATAATTTATTGGATAATACAAGCGTTGTGGATATAAAAATTGATGATTCCATTAAGGAAAGCTATCTTGATTACTCAATGAGTGTCATTATCGGGAGAGCGCTTCCAGATGCTAAAGATGGGCTTAAGCCTGTTCATCGAAGAATTCTTTATGCGATGAGTGAGCTTGGATTGACCTCTAGAGTTGCTTATAAAAAGAGTGCGAGGATTGTTGGTGATGTGATTGGTAAATATCACCCTCACGGGGATACCGCTGTTTATGATGCACTTGTGAGAATGGCGCAAGATTTTTCGATGCGGCTTGAACTTGTTGATGGGCAAGGAAACTTTGGTTCCATTGATGGAGATAATGCTGCAGCAATGCGATATACTGAAGCAAGAATGACACAAGCAAGCGAAGAGATTTTAAAAGACATCGATAAAGATACGGTTGATTTTGTTCCAAATTATGATGATACACTCAAAGAGCCTGATGTGCTTCCTAGTCGGATTCCTAATCTTTTAGTAAATGGTTCAAGCGGTATTGCTGTAGGTATGGCAACTTCCATTCCCCCTCACAGGATAGATGAAATTGTAAGTGCTTTGATTTATGTGATCGATACCCCCGATGCTTCTTTGGAAGAACTGATGAATATTGTTGCAGGACCTGATTTTCCTACAGGAGGGACAATTTATGGAAAGCAAGGAATTATAGACGCTTATCGCACAGGAAGAGGAAGAATTAGGGTTCGTGCAAAAGTCCATATTGAAAAGACAAAAACCAAAGATATTATCGTGATTGATGAAGTGCCTTATCAGACAAATAAAGCTAAATTAGTCGAGCAAATCAGCGAACTTGCCAAAGATAAAATTATTGAAGGTATTTCTGAAGTCAGAGATGAATCTGATCGTGAGGGAATTCGCGTAGTTATTGAACTCAAAAAAGAGGCAATGAGCGAGATTGTTTTAAATCATTTGTATAAATCCACTACGATGGAAACGACTTTTGGCATCATTCTTTTGGCTATCAATAATAAAGAGCCAAAAATATTCAATCTTTTAGAGCTGCTTAATTTATTCATTTCTCATCGAAAGACCGTTGTCATTCGCAGAACGATTTTTGAACTTGAAAAAGCCAAAGCTAGAGCACATATTTTAGAAGGACTTAGAATTGCACTTGATCATATTGAAGAGGTGATCAAGCTTATCCGTGCGAGCAAAGATACTGAAGAGGCCAAAAGTGGTTTGATGGAAAAATTCGGACTCAGCGAGCTTCAAAGCAAGGCTATTTTAGAAATGAGACTTCAAAGACTTACTGGATTGGAGCGTGATAAAATTGAACAAGAATACGCTGAATTACTTGCTTTGATTGAGAGTCTCAATGCCATTTTAAAAAGCGAAGATGAATTAAAGCGGATCATTAAAGAAGAGTTACTTGAGATTCAAGAAAAATTTAGTTCTCCCCGCAAAACACAAATCGAAGAGGATTATGATGCAATTGATATTGAGGATTTGATTCCCAATGAGCCGGTTGTAGTGACAATGAGCCATCGTGGCTATGTCAAACGTGTCCAGCTTAAGACTTATGAAAAGCAAAATCGTGGAGGTAAGGGAAAAATATCGGGCAATACTCACGAAGATGATTTTATAGAATCTTTCTTTGTGGCTAATACGCACGATACGATTATGTTTATCACCGATAAAGGACAGCTTTATTGGCTTAAAGTCTATCGAATTCCTGAAGCTGGAAGAACTGCTATTGGCAAGGCGGTTGTAAATCTTATCAATTTGCAACCTGAAGAAAAGATTATGGCTACGATTACCACGACGGATTTTAATCAGGATAAATCTTTAGTATTCTTTACGAAAAATGGTATCGTAAAGCGGACTAATTTGAGTGAATATAGCAATATCAGAAGTGTTGGTGTTCGAGCGATTAATTTGGATGATGGCGATGAGCTTGTAACTGCAAAAATTATTGATAAAAATGTTAAAGAGCTTTTTATTGCGACTTATCAAGGTATGTGTATTCGATTTGGAATTGATGATATTCGTGAAATTGGACGGGTAAGCAGAGGAGTTACAGGCATTCGTTTCAAGGCGAATGAAGATTTTGTAATCGGAGCGACTACGATTACAAGCGAGACAGACAAGCTTTTGACCGTGAGTGAAAAAGGCATAGGAAAACAAACTTTAGCCGGTGCTTATCGTCTGCAGAGCAGGGGAGGTAAGGGCGTGATTGTTATGAAACTTACTCCTAAGACGGGCAAGCTTGTAAGCGTAGTGAATGTGGATGATGAAAATATGGATTTAATGGTGCTTACAACCAGCGGCAAGATGATACGTGTTGCCATAGAAGCCATCAAAGAGGCAGGTAGAAATACCAGCGGTGTAAAAATTATCGATGTAGCGGGTGAAAAGGTTGCTTATGTGAGTCGTTGCCCTAAAGAAGACATTGAAGAAGACCAAGAGCAAAACGAAAATGAGGGTGGTTTAGATATAGAGTGAAAATCCTGTTTTTTTTGAGTTTGGGGGTATTATTGACGAACATATATGCTTATGATTTAGAGACTTGGAAGAAGAATCCGCCAGCACTTGCCCCTGCGCCTTTTCTTGAGATTCCATCAGAATTGAGTATCCCAAATGGAACCGAACCTTTTACCCCTCCATTTCTCCCACCTGCAAGAAATGATAAATTTTTTTATGATCCTATTTTTAGTATCTTGCCTCAAGTTCTTCCAAGCGATCTGCCTTCGCCAGATGCTTTTTTAGAAAAAAATGAAGGACCTAAAAAAAAAGAATTTTTAATTTCTTATAAATTATACGTCAAAGATGGAGTGGCACAAGGGGAGCGTTATGGCATTTCAGAACCCATTAAGACGCGTGTGGGAAGTGGAAAATATATTTTTGATTATCAATGCAGGATAGATGTTTTTGAAGGCGATATTTTAGGAGACGATCAAGCTGATTATGCCTTAAAGATCATTTTGGAGCATCAAAAAGAAGCCGTGCTTGAGTGTTTATATAAAAGTGGCGTGCAAGTTCGCGATGATACTTTTGGAAACAATTTCGCCTTAAGTGCTAAAACTACTCTTACGCTTCCGGCCAAAACCGTGCAGGCGTATTTGGATAATAGTTTTTTAATTTTAGAAGTTTGGAAGGAGAGGAAATGAAGATTGCTATTGTTGAAGATGATATCAATATGCGCAAAAGCCTAGAGCTTTTTTTTAGTGATAACAAAGATTTAGAAATTATAAGTTTTAAGAGTCCTAAAGATGCACTGAAAAACCTTGATGAAAGTTTTGATTTAGTGATTACAGATATCAATATGCCGCAGATGGATGGTTTGGAGTTTTTAAGATTACTTGAAGGACGTTATGAGGCGATTGTGATTACTGGTAATGCAACTTTAAATAAGGCAATTGATTCGATTCGGCTAGGCGTAAAAGATTTTTTTCAAAAACCTTTTAAGCCCGAACTTTTACTTGAAGCAATCTATCGGACAAAAAAATTTATAGAGTTTCAGAAAGTTCATCGTACGCCGTCTTCAAAGACTATTAAAGCCAAAAGTCCAACGGAGCAAAAACATTTTTTTGTCGCCACTTCTAAAGCATTGGAAGTGGTTCAAAAAACTGCTCAAAAGGTAGCTTCTACTGATGCAAGCGTATTGCTTTTGGGGCAGAGCGGGGTAGGAAAGGAAGTGTTTGCAAATTTTATCCATACCCATTCACCTCGTGCGCATTTTCCTTTTGTCGCAATCAATATGGCTGCCATTCCCGAACATTTGCTTGAATCTGAACTTTTTGGCTATGAAAAAGGTGCTTTTACTGATGCAACGGCCTCTAAAGCAGGGCTTTTTGAGAGTGCCAATGGTGGGAGTGTGTTTTTAGATGAGATAGGTGAAATGCCTTTAGGGTTGCAAAGTAAGCTTTTGCGAGCCGTTCAAGAAAAAGAAATTATGCGTTTGGGGGGCAATAAGGTCATTAAAATTGATGTGAGATTTATTTCTGCGACCAATGCAGATATTAAAAAGAAAGTTGCAGCCGGAGAGTTTCGGGAGGATTTATTTTTCAGACTTCAGACTATTCCTATTTGTATCCCTTCTCTAAAGGAAAGGAAAGAAGAGATTCTTCCACTTGCAGAATGGAAGTTGGATTGTGTATTGCAAGAATATGGCTTTGAACCTAAAACCTTTTCTGAAGGTGCTAAAAAGAAAATGTTAGATTATGAATGGTATGGGAATATTAGAGAGTTGCTTTCTGTTGTTGAACGCGCAACGATTTTGAGTGAAGGAGATTGCATAAAAGAGGAAGATTTATTTTTGGAAAGCAGGAGTCCTAAAGAAAATGTTTCTAAGATAGCTGTTCTTGAAAGCGAACTCATTCAAGAAGTTTGCAGGGATTGCGGGGGGGATTTGAACAGGAGTGCAGAAGTACTTGGAATGAAACCTGATGTTTTGAAACACAAGATTGCTAAATACAATCTTGTGTTTTAGAAATGTTTTTCAAAATAATGTTTGGATATAATTTAGGATAAAATTGGAATGGTGAGATGAATCGTTTTTTAATATTTTTTAGCATTATTTTATTTATGTATGGGTGTTTAAAACCTATGGAGGAGCCTCAAGCTGAAAAAATAGATTCTGAGGTGGAATGTGGTTTTGGGTCGAGTGGTTGTTGATTTTAATAAAAAGCATATTTAATTTATGTTATAATTACGCTTTTTTGTAGAGTTTATAACGCCATAAATCCGGTTAATTAAAGGTAGTTTTTATATGTCAGAGGTTATTGGCATCAGACATAACGATGAAATTCTTGATATTCAAACGGCTCAGAGTCGCTGTATTTGGGGTGAGGAAATTCATTTTGATAATTCAAGTGAGGCGCTTGAGATTATTAGGCATTCTTGTGCGCATTTAATGGCTCAAGCCATTAAAGAACTTTATCCAGATGCCAAATTTTTTGTAGGTCCGGTTGTGGAAGAGGGGTTTTATTATGATTTTAAAACCTGTGCAAAAATTGGCGAGGAAGATTTAGCAGTTATCGAAAAGAAAATGAAAGAGATTGCCAAAAAAGGCTTTCCTATCACTAAAGAAGTGATGACCCGCGAAGAAGCGATGAAAAAATTCGCAGGTGATGAACTCAAACAAGCTGTGATGGCAAAAATTCAAGGCGATAGCTTTGGAGTGTATAAACAGGGAGATTTTGAGGATTTGTGTCGCGGTCCTCATCTTCCTAACACAAAACTTTTACATAGCTTTAAACTCACTAAACTTGCAGGGGCTTATTTGGGGGGTGATGAACAGGCGGAGATGCTGACTCGAATTTATGGGATTGCATTTGCGGATAAGGAAAGTTTGAATGCCTATATCAATCAATTAGAAGAGGCAAAAAAACGCGATCATCGGAAGCTTGGATTAGAAATGGGTCTTTTTGCATTTGATGAAGAGATTGGGGCGGGACTTCCAATTTGGCTTCCTAAAGGTGCGCGTTTGCGCAGAAGAATTGAGGAGCTTTTGACAAAAGCTTTGATTGTGCGTCAATATGAGCCTGTAAGGGGTCCAGAGATTTTAAAGAGTAGCGTTTGGAAAATCAGCGGGCATTATGATAACTACAAAGAAAATATGTATTTCACGACAATTGATGATGTCGAATATGGTATCAAACCAATGAATTGCGTAGGTCATATCAAAGTTTATCAAAGCTCTCAAAGAAGCTACAGGGACTTGCCTCTTCGATTTTATGAATATGGGGTTGTCCATCGCCACGAGAAAAGTGGTGTTTTACACGGACTTTTAAGGGTTCGTGAATTTACCCAAGATGATGCACATATTTTTTGCCGGCCTACTCAAATAAAAGATGAAGTTAGCAATATCATTGATTTTACCCGTAAGATTATGGAAGCCTTTGGATTTTGTTATGAAATGGAGCTTTCTACCCGACCTGTTAAGTCAATCGGTAGCGATGATGTTTGGCAGACTGCGACAAATGCTCTTAAAGAAGCTTTAGAGAGTAATGGTATTGCATATCGTACAGATGAGGGCGGAGGTGCTTTTTACGGACCTAAGATTGATATTAAAATTACTGATGCCATTGGGAGAAAATGGCAGTGCGGGACAATTCAAATAGATATGAACTTACCTGAAAGGTTTGAGCTTAAATATACTGATGAAAATAATGCTTATGCACAACCAGTGATGATTCATCGAGCAATTTTAGGTTCTTTTGAACGTTTTGTGGCAATTTTGACCGAGCATTTTGGCGGTGAATTCCCTTTCTTTATCGCACCCACACAAGTCATACTCATACCGATTTCAGAAGAGCAGCTTACCTATGCTTTAGAAATCAAAGAACAGCTTTTGAACATAGGGGCGTATGCAGAGGTAATGGATAAAAATGAGACTTTAAATAAACGCATACGTAACGCTGAAAAACAAAGAGTGCCGATGATAGCCATTATCGGCGAAAAAGAAATGGCAAGCAAAACTTTGGCCATTCGCGACAGAAGATCAAAAACCCAATATGAACTAAATAAAGAGGAGTTTTTTAATATGGTAGAAATTAAAATAAAAGAGGTTAGCTTTTGAGTAAAGAAGAAGTATTGTTAAACGAAGAAATCAGTTTTCCAGAGGTTAGATGTGTAGGAGATGAGGGGGAAGTATTTGGTATTATTTCTTCATCTGAAGCTCAAAAAATTGCCAATTCTAAGGGGTTGGATTTAGTGCTTATTTCTCCCAATGCAAAACCTCCGGTGTGTAAAGTAATGGATTATGGAAAATATCGTTATCAAACTGAGAAAAAACTCAAAGAGGCCAAAAAAAAGCAAAAACAAATAGAGGTTAAAGAAATAAAACTCTCTACCCAAATAGCTCAAAATGATATTAATTATAAAGTCAAACACGCTAGAGAATTTATCGAAGAAAGCAAACACGTTAAATTTAAAGTTGTTTTAAAAGGACGTGAAAGTAATGATCCTAAGGCTGGTTTGAGTGTCTTGGAGCGGGTTTGCGCAATGATTGAAGATATTGCCACACCTGAAAAAGAGCCAAAAACAGAAGGTAGATATGTTTCGTGGCTTTTTGTGCCTAAGAAAAGTAAATAATCTTATGAAAGGAGAATAGCAATGCCAAAGATGAAAACAAATCGCGGTGCGCTCAAGCGTTTTAAAATCAAGAAAAACCTTATCAAGCGTGGCGGTGCTTTTAAAAGTCATATTTTGACCAAAAAAAGCCCCAAACGAAAAGCTGGTATCAATGCGCCCCATTATGTTCATAGCGCGAATATGGACTCTGTCAAAGCAATGCTTTGTAAGGCTTAAGCAGACAGAAATTAGTGGCTCCCCTCAATAAAAAGGGAAAGTTTAGTCATAAGACTACACCTATAAATTAGGTTAAGGAGAAAATATGAGAGTAAAAACAGGTGTCGTTAGAAGAAGAAGACATAAAAAAATTTTAAAACTTGCGAGAGGTTTTTATAGCGGCAGGCGAAAGCATTTTAGAAAAGCAAAAGAACAGCTTGAAAGAAGTATGTATTATGCTTTCAGAGATCGCAAACAGAAAAAAAGAGATTTTAGGAGTTTGTGGATTGTAAGAATTAATGCTGCGTGCCGAATTAATGGTATTAGTTATTCAAAATTTATGCACGGTTTAAAATTAGCAAACATTGATTTGGATAGAAAAATTCTTGCCGATATGGCGATGAATGATCCAAATGCGTTTGCAAAAGTTGCAGAGAGTGCCAAAAAATCTTTTTAATTCTGTTGTCTTAAAGTGATGATGGGTTCATCGCTTTAAGATTGCTTTGTTTGCTTCGTATAGCTTCTATTGATTCTTTATAGTTGATTTTTAAAAATATCTTTCTACCCATATCTTTATCAATTTTATCCCTGCAAAAATTCAAAGCATTTCAGAATAAGTTTTGCAATCAAGAAAATCTTGACTTGATTTTATCTTTTAGAATAGTGGTTATTTTTCCAATGAAGTTTAGACTAAACCCCTTAGGTTTGTCTTAGGCAGACTTTTTTCGGGATACCTTAGGAGTTGTTTTAGGCGTTTTATGAGCGGGCTTGGAAGATAAAAGAACGATTCGTGAGAGAAAAGAAATACTAAGAGTTACTAGAAGGATTTTAAACAAATATTCGCTTTGAGTGTGCATATTTTCAAATTCTGGAGTCGCTGTGTAGGCTGCACCCATATTTTGAGCTTCAAGGATATTGGGCGTATAATAAAGGGTAAAAATAAATATCAGTGCAACACTCAAAGCATTTAATCCCAAAAGAAAGATTGAAGATTTGAAAGAAGATTTAAAGACTAAAAGCTCATAGATAATGATAATAATGGCAGTATAATTCAATAATTTATCATTGAGTTTGATAAAAATTTGCGTCATTAAAATTCCTGAATCATATTGGGTAATACCCAGATCAGGCAAAAAGGAATAGGCGTTAAAAATAATGGGTGCCACAATGACTCCCGAAACGATTATCGCACCAATCCCTAAGCCTATAAGCCAAAGATAAAGAGCATTAATGATATGCACAACAGAAGCTAGCTTATTCATTTATTCTCCTGTAAAAATATGTATAATAATACCAAAAGGAGACTGAATTGAAGATATTATTTAGTCCCAGTGAGGGGAAAAGAATTTCTGAAATTGTTTCAGATAAAAACGATTTTGATTTCTTGGACACCTTGATCTCAAAAGGAAGCGTTATCAGGAAAAATATTGCAAAATATATGGAGATTTTAAACGAAGATGATAATGTCATTTCGAAGCTTTTTGGAGTAAAAAATTTAAACTCAAAGTGCGTTTTAGATGAAATGCTTTTATGCTCAAATCTTGGTAGAACAAGCAAAATGCAAGCAATCAGATTATATAGCGGGGTTGCTTATAAAGCTTTGGATTTTCAAACACTTCCCATAAAAGCACAAAATTATATTTTAGAGAATGTGTTTATTTTCAGCAATCTTTTTGGAATGGTGCGTTCAAGTGATCTTTTGCCTTTTTATAAATGCAATCAAAATTTTAAATACCAAGATTTTGGCTTGAACAATTTTTATAAAAAGCTTTCCCCAAAAATTGATGAACTTTTAGAGAACGAATCGATTTTGGATTTAAGAGCAGAGGTTTATATTAAAGCTTATCGGCTTAAATTCAAGCATACACGTGTGGAATTTTTAAAAAATGGCAAGAAAGTCAGCCATTATGCCAAACATTATCGAGGAATTTATTTGCGAGAACTAAGTCTTTCTCCTGATGTGAGGCTTGAGAATCTTCAGATAGAGAATTTGCAATTTATTGGGAGTAAAACCCTTGAGAATGCCAATATTTTACTTTATGAGGTCGGATAGATGAAATGTTTGGGAGGGCGGTTTTTTTGATACAATCAAACATAAAACCAAAGGAGCAGGATAATGGTAAGAATTACAGAGAATAGTTTGCGCGATGGGCATCAATCTCTGATAGCGACCCGAATGAGAACAGAAGATATGATAGAAGCAGCAAAGCTGTTTGAAAAAGTAGGGTTTTACAGCGTTGAAGTTTGGGGTGGGGCGACTTATGATACTTGCTTGCGTTATCTCAAGGAGGATCCTTTTGAACGATTGGCAACGTTTAAAGAAATCTTTAAAACGACACCTTTACAAATGCTTTTGAGAGGGCAAAACCTTGTAGGTTATAGACATTATGCAGATGATGTCATCAAGGAGTTTGTTGCTTTAAGCTCTCAAGCTGGAATGGATATTTTTAGAGTTTTTGATGCGTTAAATGATGCGAGAAATTTAAAAACCTCGATTGAAGCTGTAAAAAAACAAAATAAACACGTTCAAGGAGCAATTTGCTATACCGTTTCGCCTGTGCATACCATTTCTTCATTTGTCGCGTATGCTAAAGAATTAATGCATATGGGGTGTGATTCTTTAGCGATTAAAGATATGGCAGGATTGATAACACCGATGAATGCATTTTCATTGGTAAAAGCTCTTAAAGAAGAAGTAGGGGCAATGCTTAGCTTTCATACACATTCTACTGCAGGCTTTGCCTTTGGCTCACATATGAAAGCTTTGGAGGCGGGGGCAGATATCTTAGATTTATCTAATTCAGCGTTTGCTGAGGGGACAAGCCACCCCTGTACCCAATCTATGGTCGCTGCACTTAAGGGTTCTGCGTATGATAGCGGTTTGGATTTGGAGAAGATGGAGCAGGCTGCAGAGATACTAAGGAAAAATAGAGCCAAATACAAAAGATTTGAATCCATTTATAATCAAATCGATACGCGAGTACTTCTTAGTCAGATTCCTGGGGGAATGATTTCAAATCTTGCCAATCAACTTAAAGAACAAAATGCCTTAGATAAAATGGATGCGGTTTTAGAGGAGATACCAAATGTCAGGAAAGATTTTGGCTATCCTCCATTAGTGACACCATCGAGTCAGATTGTAGGGACACAGGCGGTTTTAAATGTTTTATCAGGGAGTCGTTATCAAAGCATTACTAAAGAATCGAAGAATTTGATACGAGGACTCTATGGAAAAACTCCCGCACCGATTTCCCAAGAGCTTCAAGATAGAATTTTAGGTGATGGTGAAAAGATATTTGATGGACGCCCTGCAGATTTGCTTGATAACGAGCTTCCAAAAGTCATTTCAGAAGCTAAAGAATTTGCAAAAAGCCCTACAGATATCATCTCATATGCAATGTTTGCAGGAGTAGC includes:
- the thrS gene encoding threonine--tRNA ligase, with translation MSEVIGIRHNDEILDIQTAQSRCIWGEEIHFDNSSEALEIIRHSCAHLMAQAIKELYPDAKFFVGPVVEEGFYYDFKTCAKIGEEDLAVIEKKMKEIAKKGFPITKEVMTREEAMKKFAGDELKQAVMAKIQGDSFGVYKQGDFEDLCRGPHLPNTKLLHSFKLTKLAGAYLGGDEQAEMLTRIYGIAFADKESLNAYINQLEEAKKRDHRKLGLEMGLFAFDEEIGAGLPIWLPKGARLRRRIEELLTKALIVRQYEPVRGPEILKSSVWKISGHYDNYKENMYFTTIDDVEYGIKPMNCVGHIKVYQSSQRSYRDLPLRFYEYGVVHRHEKSGVLHGLLRVREFTQDDAHIFCRPTQIKDEVSNIIDFTRKIMEAFGFCYEMELSTRPVKSIGSDDVWQTATNALKEALESNGIAYRTDEGGGAFYGPKIDIKITDAIGRKWQCGTIQIDMNLPERFELKYTDENNAYAQPVMIHRAILGSFERFVAILTEHFGGEFPFFIAPTQVILIPISEEQLTYALEIKEQLLNIGAYAEVMDKNETLNKRIRNAEKQRVPMIAIIGEKEMASKTLAIRDRRSKTQYELNKEEFFNMVEIKIKEVSF
- a CDS encoding DUF4149 domain-containing protein, translated to MNKLASVVHIINALYLWLIGLGIGAIIVSGVIVAPIIFNAYSFLPDLGITQYDSGILMTQIFIKLNDKLLNYTAIIIIIYELLVFKSSFKSSIFLLGLNALSVALIFIFTLYYTPNILEAQNMGAAYTATPEFENMHTQSEYLFKILLVTLSISFLSRIVLLSSKPAHKTPKTTPKVSRKKSA
- the yaaA gene encoding peroxide stress protein YaaA, whose protein sequence is MKILFSPSEGKRISEIVSDKNDFDFLDTLISKGSVIRKNIAKYMEILNEDDNVISKLFGVKNLNSKCVLDEMLLCSNLGRTSKMQAIRLYSGVAYKALDFQTLPIKAQNYILENVFIFSNLFGMVRSSDLLPFYKCNQNFKYQDFGLNNFYKKLSPKIDELLENESILDLRAEVYIKAYRLKFKHTRVEFLKNGKKVSHYAKHYRGIYLRELSLSPDVRLENLQIENLQFIGSKTLENANILLYEVG
- a CDS encoding pyruvate/oxaloacetate carboxyltransferase, with amino-acid sequence MVRITENSLRDGHQSLIATRMRTEDMIEAAKLFEKVGFYSVEVWGGATYDTCLRYLKEDPFERLATFKEIFKTTPLQMLLRGQNLVGYRHYADDVIKEFVALSSQAGMDIFRVFDALNDARNLKTSIEAVKKQNKHVQGAICYTVSPVHTISSFVAYAKELMHMGCDSLAIKDMAGLITPMNAFSLVKALKEEVGAMLSFHTHSTAGFAFGSHMKALEAGADILDLSNSAFAEGTSHPCTQSMVAALKGSAYDSGLDLEKMEQAAEILRKNRAKYKRFESIYNQIDTRVLLSQIPGGMISNLANQLKEQNALDKMDAVLEEIPNVRKDFGYPPLVTPSSQIVGTQAVLNVLSGSRYQSITKESKNLIRGLYGKTPAPISQELQDRILGDGEKIFDGRPADLLDNELPKVISEAKEFAKSPTDIISYAMFAGVAKTFLEERNSCNLKPESIQESDGDGLKVPSEFDVDVNGENYHVVFCGVHKDSKTMKLKIGNQSKNVEFGKKKNESLPKNDLKPQRCSDLKNSLKAPMPGVINRLCVKVGDCVKEGDVLCILEAMKMENEILAFIDGEIKEIYVQENSQVQSNDILMAIE
- the rpmI gene encoding 50S ribosomal protein L35; amino-acid sequence: MPKMKTNRGALKRFKIKKNLIKRGGAFKSHILTKKSPKRKAGINAPHYVHSANMDSVKAMLCKA
- the infC gene encoding translation initiation factor IF-3, which translates into the protein MSKEEVLLNEEISFPEVRCVGDEGEVFGIISSSEAQKIANSKGLDLVLISPNAKPPVCKVMDYGKYRYQTEKKLKEAKKKQKQIEVKEIKLSTQIAQNDINYKVKHAREFIEESKHVKFKVVLKGRESNDPKAGLSVLERVCAMIEDIATPEKEPKTEGRYVSWLFVPKKSK
- the rplT gene encoding 50S ribosomal protein L20, with the protein product MRVKTGVVRRRRHKKILKLARGFYSGRRKHFRKAKEQLERSMYYAFRDRKQKKRDFRSLWIVRINAACRINGISYSKFMHGLKLANIDLDRKILADMAMNDPNAFAKVAESAKKSF